Proteins from one Thaumasiovibrio subtropicus genomic window:
- a CDS encoding DMT family transporter, whose protein sequence is MKPLAEVVTLYPKAPTETRIAWPLLVKTFIALLFFAGNSILCRWAIKDEIIDPSSFSAIRLLSAAVTLVILYLLRFKQWKPLVTDNSIEQWLGAGLLFLYAVCFSFAYLKLDAGLGALILFSCVQLTMLVYTFSHEGGLNSRQWVGLIIAMAGLGYLLSPSAMRPDIQGVLLMATAGVAWAGYTLLGKRAKVSATLLTTKQFLLTLCLVVPFFILNLPMMMLSPSGVGLAIVSGAVTSGVGYLVWNSVLPQLQALTAGVIQLTVPVMAMLLGAIMLTEWPSLHNLLASIVIIIGVGCIVCANVSLGKRAQRSA, encoded by the coding sequence ATGAAGCCATTAGCCGAGGTTGTCACCTTGTATCCAAAAGCGCCGACAGAAACACGTATTGCTTGGCCATTGCTGGTCAAAACCTTCATTGCGTTACTCTTCTTTGCGGGAAACTCGATACTCTGTCGTTGGGCAATCAAAGATGAGATTATCGACCCCTCGTCGTTTAGCGCAATTAGGCTACTTTCTGCCGCCGTCACTCTCGTCATTCTATACCTGTTACGTTTTAAACAGTGGAAACCATTAGTGACAGATAACAGTATTGAGCAATGGCTTGGTGCTGGGTTACTGTTTCTCTATGCTGTTTGTTTCAGTTTTGCCTATCTCAAATTAGATGCCGGTCTAGGGGCATTGATTCTGTTTAGTTGTGTTCAGTTAACCATGCTGGTCTATACCTTTTCACATGAAGGAGGTTTGAACAGTCGACAGTGGGTGGGTTTGATCATCGCCATGGCGGGGTTAGGGTATCTATTGTCGCCTTCAGCCATGCGCCCTGATATTCAGGGGGTACTCTTGATGGCGACTGCTGGAGTGGCGTGGGCAGGTTATACGTTGCTTGGCAAACGCGCGAAGGTCAGTGCAACATTGCTGACCACTAAGCAGTTCTTGCTCACCCTCTGTTTAGTCGTGCCATTTTTTATTCTTAACTTACCTATGATGATGTTATCGCCAAGCGGGGTGGGACTTGCTATCGTCAGTGGCGCTGTCACCTCTGGCGTGGGTTATTTAGTTTGGAATAGTGTGCTACCACAACTGCAGGCTTTGACGGCGGGTGTGATACAGCTGACTGTCCCTGTCATGGCCATGCTATTAGGCGCAATCATGCTGACTGAATGGCCGTCGCTTCACAACTTACTCGCGAGTATCGTGATTATCATTGGGGTGGGCTGTATTGTTTGCGCCAATGTAAGCTTGGGTAAGCGAGCGCAACGCTCTGCTTAA
- a CDS encoding zinc ribbon domain-containing protein YjdM — protein MSLPPCPQCQSEYVYPDQNNLVCPECAFEWNPEELAAEKEANAIKDVNGAVLESGDKVTFIKDLKVKGSSQVLKIGTKAMIRRIVEGKDHQLDCKLDGGGDMMVTAKYVKKAN, from the coding sequence ATGTCATTACCTCCTTGTCCTCAGTGCCAGTCTGAATATGTCTATCCTGATCAAAACAACCTTGTTTGTCCTGAGTGTGCGTTCGAGTGGAACCCGGAAGAGCTAGCAGCTGAAAAAGAAGCGAATGCGATTAAAGACGTAAACGGCGCGGTGCTCGAGTCAGGTGATAAGGTCACATTTATCAAAGATCTCAAGGTCAAAGGTAGCTCGCAGGTCCTAAAAATTGGCACGAAAGCGATGATTCGTCGAATTGTTGAAGGCAAGGATCATCAGTTAGATTGTAAGTTAGATGGCGGCGGTGACATGATGGTAACGGCGAAATACGTAAAGAAAGCAAATTAA
- a CDS encoding GNAT family N-acetyltransferase → MTLSFRTAKSSDLDALVSLLANDVLGKQREDITEPLNARYVSAFEAIERDPNNQLLVAEKAGRVVGMLQLTYIPYLTHIGSWRCLIEGVRVAENVRGEGVGEALFKYAFGLAADKGCRLVQLTSDKQRPDAIRFYEKLGFTATHEGLKYPLAIEEE, encoded by the coding sequence ATGACTTTAAGCTTTCGAACCGCGAAGTCTAGCGACCTTGACGCACTTGTTTCATTACTGGCCAATGATGTCTTAGGCAAACAGAGAGAAGATATCACTGAGCCTCTTAATGCGCGCTATGTGTCCGCGTTTGAGGCTATTGAGCGCGACCCTAACAATCAGTTGCTTGTTGCCGAAAAAGCGGGCCGCGTTGTTGGTATGTTGCAGCTGACTTATATTCCCTACTTAACGCATATTGGCAGTTGGCGCTGTCTTATCGAAGGGGTGCGTGTTGCTGAAAATGTCCGTGGAGAGGGCGTGGGTGAAGCGCTATTTAAGTACGCGTTTGGCCTCGCTGCGGACAAAGGTTGTCGTCTTGTACAACTAACGAGTGATAAGCAGCGCCCCGATGCGATTCGGTTTTATGAAAAGCTAGGTTTTACAGCAACGCATGAAGGCCTAAAGTATCCACTTGCAATTGAAGAGGAGTAA
- a CDS encoding LysE family translocator codes for MSLFVVWVGVMFPLVFSPGPANIVFAASGAKVGVKRSLPLIAGVDTVFLLKSVMVGFGLGELLSRFPNTLNVMQLLGSLYLVYMAIQFAKPNTQDARETRSSLGFVDGVIVQALNSKGWLMVLLMFTLFSEQATNEFGQYGIVMLIVWLAILNIGTHIIWVALGDLLSRVSQSPRYEKGLNYAYATSLCLVSGWLLYENPLFQH; via the coding sequence ATGAGTCTGTTTGTTGTCTGGGTTGGGGTGATGTTCCCTTTGGTTTTTAGCCCAGGTCCCGCCAATATTGTATTTGCTGCATCTGGCGCCAAGGTGGGTGTTAAGCGCTCGCTTCCATTGATCGCGGGTGTCGATACCGTCTTTTTGCTGAAATCAGTGATGGTGGGCTTTGGGTTGGGTGAGTTGCTATCGCGTTTCCCAAATACGTTGAATGTGATGCAACTGTTAGGGTCGCTGTACTTGGTTTATATGGCGATTCAGTTTGCTAAACCGAATACACAAGACGCACGAGAAACGAGGTCATCGCTAGGGTTTGTCGACGGCGTCATCGTACAGGCCTTGAATAGCAAAGGTTGGCTTATGGTCCTACTCATGTTCACCCTCTTTTCTGAGCAAGCGACAAATGAGTTTGGACAATACGGCATCGTAATGCTCATTGTATGGCTGGCAATATTGAATATTGGTACTCATATCATCTGGGTTGCATTAGGGGATTTGTTGTCCAGAGTGTCTCAAAGCCCACGCTATGAGAAAGGCTTGAACTATGCCTATGCCACGTCACTCTGCTTGGTGAGTGGGTGGCTATTGTATGAAAACCCGTTATTTCAGCATTAA
- a CDS encoding AraC family transcriptional regulator, whose amino-acid sequence MLREESKIWRNPTFEGVELLSAHYQTFSFSKHWHDELAIGVIEDGAEGLFYRGQNIVIPKRQIVAINPAEVHTGFSGGSDGWRYRMFYFDLSALEAQFQHRDLPINPVIEAVQIDDSALFDTLLQLHLSLEQSAFEITKESLFTLALERLFTQHGSSKKTNDNAFCAKAGYLARDFLRDNFRENPSLTELEHLTNCTKFQLIKSFKQLFGVTPHQYLLLTKVNHAKRLLSQGQSCLDTALACGFYDQSHFNRNFKKAFGITPTNFQIL is encoded by the coding sequence GTGTTGAGAGAAGAATCTAAAATCTGGCGCAACCCAACCTTTGAAGGCGTTGAGTTGCTTTCAGCGCATTATCAAACCTTTTCTTTTTCTAAGCACTGGCATGATGAACTTGCTATCGGTGTTATCGAGGACGGGGCGGAAGGGCTATTTTATCGTGGTCAGAATATTGTGATCCCGAAAAGGCAGATTGTCGCAATAAACCCTGCCGAAGTGCACACGGGGTTTTCGGGAGGCTCGGATGGATGGCGCTATCGCATGTTCTACTTTGATCTCTCGGCCTTAGAGGCGCAGTTTCAACATCGTGATTTGCCGATTAACCCCGTGATTGAGGCGGTACAAATTGATGATTCAGCGCTATTTGATACTTTACTTCAGCTACATCTTTCACTAGAGCAATCTGCTTTTGAAATCACTAAGGAGTCGCTTTTCACGCTCGCTTTGGAGAGGCTCTTTACGCAACACGGCAGCAGCAAAAAGACCAATGACAACGCATTTTGCGCTAAGGCGGGTTATCTAGCACGCGATTTTTTGCGGGATAACTTTCGCGAAAACCCATCGTTGACCGAGTTGGAACACTTGACTAACTGTACAAAGTTTCAACTGATAAAGAGTTTCAAGCAGCTGTTCGGCGTGACTCCGCATCAATATTTGCTGCTGACAAAGGTTAACCATGCCAAACGATTATTGTCACAAGGACAGAGTTGCCTTGATACGGCATTAGCCTGTGGCTTTTACGACCAGAGTCATTTTAATCGTAACTTTAAAAAGGCCTTTGGGATTACGCCGACTAACTTTCAAATCCTGTAG
- a CDS encoding GFA family protein, producing the protein MNNTIELKGQCMCGKVKVHARQANPHYTVCHCSMCRTWGGGPYFAIQCGTNITFDGEEHIVEYDSSDWGKRGFCQSCGTHLYYFFKQTASYNVPLGLMEENDALVMSMQYFSDRRPDHYCFTNQTSTLTSEEIFAYFADKS; encoded by the coding sequence ATGAATAATACAATTGAGTTGAAAGGACAATGCATGTGCGGCAAGGTAAAGGTACATGCACGCCAAGCTAATCCTCACTACACCGTCTGCCATTGTAGTATGTGCCGAACATGGGGAGGTGGCCCTTATTTCGCCATACAGTGTGGAACAAACATCACCTTTGATGGTGAGGAACACATCGTAGAGTACGACTCATCAGATTGGGGAAAGCGAGGGTTCTGCCAATCTTGTGGTACGCACCTTTATTACTTTTTCAAGCAAACGGCGAGTTACAATGTCCCGCTGGGATTAATGGAAGAGAATGATGCCCTTGTAATGTCCATGCAGTACTTTAGTGACCGTCGTCCTGACCATTACTGCTTTACTAATCAAACATCAACACTGACTAGCGAAGAGATCTTTGCCTATTTTGCGGATAAGAGTTAG
- a CDS encoding nucleoside deaminase has translation MPLLSADAKIDDIALNAIAHMPTTSLSVLTTPEFNRKLSDRDFMRIAVLLAQKSYDEGGCPIGAIIVDNDTQRILGKGHNTLVQENHPYNHGETSAIRDAGRIDFSKTTLYTSLSPCDVCATLLYMRGFYRVVVGDVTNASGNEPMLRDKGLIVDILEDEVGIALYGKFRKEKPDQDMEDWQGLAAVSKSSS, from the coding sequence ATGCCGTTACTTTCTGCTGATGCAAAGATTGATGATATTGCGCTCAACGCGATAGCCCACATGCCAACGACGAGTTTATCGGTGCTAACAACGCCTGAATTTAATCGAAAGCTGAGTGACCGAGACTTCATGCGTATTGCCGTTTTGTTAGCGCAAAAAAGTTACGATGAAGGAGGCTGTCCGATAGGGGCAATTATCGTTGATAATGACACTCAACGTATTCTTGGCAAAGGGCACAACACCTTGGTACAAGAAAACCATCCCTATAACCATGGAGAAACGTCGGCGATTCGTGATGCCGGGCGAATTGATTTCAGTAAGACGACACTCTACACCAGTTTGAGTCCATGCGATGTGTGCGCCACGTTACTCTATATGCGTGGTTTTTATCGTGTCGTGGTGGGGGACGTGACGAATGCGTCTGGCAATGAGCCCATGCTGCGCGACAAAGGCCTAATCGTTGACATCCTTGAAGATGAGGTAGGGATTGCGCTTTACGGAAAGTTTCGTAAAGAAAAACCCGATCAAGATATGGAGGACTGGCAAGGTCTGGCGGCGGTATCAAAATCATCCTCCTGA
- the yeiP gene encoding elongation factor P-like protein YeiP, whose translation MPKASEIKRGAAVTHNGKLLIVKSIDVQSPSARGAATLYRMRFKDVSTGAKVEERFKGDDMIEAVDLNRRQVTFSYIDGEEYIFMDVEDYTQYTLNGQDIEEELLFITESIEGLSVLAIDDQAVGLELPASVELVIEETDPSIKGASASARTKPARFSTGLTVQVPEYIATGDKVRINTGERKFMSRAD comes from the coding sequence ATGCCTAAAGCCAGTGAAATTAAACGGGGTGCCGCTGTGACTCACAACGGTAAACTGCTGATTGTGAAGAGTATCGACGTACAAAGCCCGAGCGCACGTGGTGCTGCCACGCTCTATCGGATGCGTTTTAAAGACGTCTCAACGGGAGCCAAAGTAGAAGAACGCTTTAAGGGCGACGATATGATTGAGGCTGTTGACTTAAATCGTCGTCAAGTCACCTTTTCATACATCGATGGCGAAGAGTACATCTTCATGGATGTCGAAGACTACACCCAATACACGCTCAACGGCCAAGATATCGAAGAAGAGCTGCTGTTTATCACCGAAAGCATCGAAGGGTTATCGGTGCTCGCTATCGACGATCAAGCGGTGGGTTTAGAACTACCCGCGTCAGTTGAACTGGTGATTGAAGAAACCGATCCTTCGATTAAAGGGGCCTCTGCCAGTGCGCGTACCAAACCTGCTCGCTTTTCCACTGGCCTTACGGTGCAAGTGCCTGAGTATATCGCCACAGGCGACAAAGTGCGCATTAATACCGGCGAGCGTAAGTTCATGAGTCGAGCTGACTAA
- a CDS encoding HI1450 family dsDNA-mimic protein: MSENLLSVDEVIDVAYDIFLEMAPDNLEAADVALFTLQFDERGAAEMIETGADWPQHVGFEVDAEAYSEVRIGLVNEETDELDDVFARLLISRTPDEKFCHILWKRD; encoded by the coding sequence ATGTCTGAAAATTTACTATCCGTTGATGAAGTCATCGACGTTGCCTACGACATTTTCTTGGAAATGGCACCGGACAACTTAGAAGCAGCCGATGTCGCGTTGTTCACTTTACAGTTTGACGAGCGTGGTGCCGCTGAAATGATTGAAACCGGCGCCGACTGGCCACAACATGTGGGTTTTGAAGTCGATGCTGAAGCATACAGCGAAGTCCGTATCGGCCTTGTTAATGAAGAAACCGACGAATTGGATGATGTATTTGCTCGCTTGCTGATCAGCCGCACGCCAGACGAAAAATTCTGCCACATCCTGTGGAAGCGCGATTGA
- a CDS encoding GTP cyclohydrolase II — protein MANVRARVAFKVGKKSHIPAELLSFNGLATDKEHVAIIFKEADKSDQAPLVRMHSECLTGDVFHSSRCDCGEQLDETIERMGEHGGILLYLRQEGRGIGLYNKIDAYKLQSQGMNTYEANNHLGFGDDLRDFTEAAQMLQALSVDNVRLITNNPKKIRELQEHGIEIDEVLGTLAHVKDGNEHYLKAKASHGKHRLKFD, from the coding sequence ATGGCAAATGTAAGGGCGCGCGTCGCCTTCAAAGTTGGTAAAAAAAGTCACATTCCCGCAGAGCTTTTGTCCTTTAACGGTCTAGCAACGGACAAAGAGCATGTTGCTATTATCTTTAAAGAAGCAGATAAGTCTGATCAAGCGCCGCTGGTCCGAATGCATTCAGAGTGTCTAACTGGAGACGTATTTCATTCATCTCGATGTGATTGTGGCGAACAACTTGATGAGACGATTGAACGCATGGGTGAGCATGGCGGTATTTTGCTGTACTTACGTCAGGAAGGGCGTGGTATCGGCTTATACAACAAAATTGATGCCTATAAACTGCAAAGCCAAGGTATGAATACGTACGAAGCGAACAATCATCTCGGTTTTGGCGATGATCTTCGTGATTTTACGGAAGCCGCGCAAATGCTACAGGCATTGAGCGTCGACAATGTGCGATTGATTACCAATAACCCTAAGAAAATTCGTGAGTTACAAGAGCATGGCATTGAGATTGATGAAGTTTTAGGGACGCTAGCTCACGTCAAAGACGGTAACGAGCACTACTTGAAAGCAAAAGCGTCTCACGGTAAACACAGACTTAAGTTTGATTAA
- a CDS encoding TRAP transporter substrate-binding protein, producing MTTSCFSLKRTLITLGTCAALLTSATAMAADKVYRLKLAETWGPNFPIFGDATKNMAEMAEKMSNGRLQIRIDSANKHKAPLGVFDMVKAGQYDLGHSASYYWKGKVPNTLYFTTMPFGMVASEQYAWFYHGGGMELMEKVYGPHNLLSFPGGNTGVQMGGWFQKEINSVDDLKGLKMRIPGFAGEVLAKLGASPTNIAPGELYTSLERRTIDALEWVGPGLDLRMGFHKIAPYYYTGWHEPATELQFLVNKRTWERLPEDLQEILRVAMRTAAYDMYTHNNHASGVNWASMLEEYPNIKVKQFPAEVMAAIRKANDELLAERAAADPLAKEILESQAEYLKTIRQWTEISTQAYLDSE from the coding sequence ATGACAACTAGCTGTTTCTCGCTTAAGCGAACTCTGATTACCCTTGGCACTTGTGCCGCTCTACTCACCTCTGCAACCGCGATGGCGGCGGACAAAGTGTACCGCCTAAAACTTGCCGAAACATGGGGCCCCAACTTTCCTATCTTTGGTGATGCGACAAAAAACATGGCTGAAATGGCCGAAAAGATGTCAAATGGACGTCTTCAAATCCGTATCGATTCTGCTAACAAACACAAAGCGCCGTTAGGTGTGTTTGACATGGTAAAAGCAGGTCAATATGACCTTGGCCACTCCGCGTCTTACTACTGGAAAGGTAAAGTGCCGAATACGCTTTACTTTACCACTATGCCATTCGGTATGGTCGCCTCTGAACAATACGCTTGGTTCTACCACGGTGGTGGAATGGAACTGATGGAGAAGGTGTATGGTCCTCACAACCTACTTTCCTTCCCTGGTGGTAATACAGGTGTACAAATGGGCGGCTGGTTTCAAAAAGAAATCAACTCAGTGGATGACTTGAAAGGTCTCAAAATGCGTATCCCGGGTTTTGCAGGCGAAGTACTGGCTAAACTTGGTGCAAGCCCAACAAACATCGCTCCCGGCGAGCTATACACATCACTAGAGCGCCGTACGATTGACGCACTCGAATGGGTCGGTCCTGGTCTTGATCTTCGCATGGGTTTCCACAAGATCGCGCCGTACTACTACACTGGTTGGCATGAGCCAGCGACCGAACTGCAATTCTTGGTCAACAAGCGTACTTGGGAGCGCCTACCTGAAGATCTCCAAGAGATCCTTCGCGTGGCAATGCGCACCGCAGCCTATGACATGTACACCCACAACAATCATGCGAGCGGCGTGAACTGGGCTTCAATGCTTGAAGAGTATCCGAATATTAAAGTGAAGCAGTTCCCAGCAGAAGTCATGGCGGCAATTCGCAAAGCTAACGATGAGCTATTGGCAGAACGCGCCGCTGCTGACCCACTCGCTAAAGAAATTTTAGAGTCTCAAGCTGAATACTTGAAAACTATCCGTCAATGGACAGAAATTTCAACCCAAGCCTATCTCGACAGCGAATAA
- a CDS encoding TRAP transporter small permease subunit, producing the protein MRNLVMLERLFNRFSDLLGWISATLFLLLVVNVTYDVIARYAFSSVSIALQEMEWHLFSTVFLLGVPYALKAGGHVRVDLIYERLSHRAQAIIDLLGTLFFLLPFCLLVFWYGIDFAKESYALGESSGDPGGLGYRWIIKAMIPVAFISMAISGIGLLLHSLNRIFNPQLMHGK; encoded by the coding sequence ATGCGAAATTTGGTGATGTTAGAGCGGCTCTTTAACCGTTTTTCTGACCTATTAGGCTGGATTTCAGCCACGCTTTTTCTGCTTCTCGTCGTCAATGTCACTTACGACGTGATCGCACGCTACGCCTTCAGTAGCGTTTCTATCGCTCTCCAAGAAATGGAGTGGCACTTATTTTCTACGGTCTTTTTGCTCGGCGTCCCCTATGCCTTGAAAGCAGGGGGACATGTCAGGGTCGACCTCATCTATGAACGCTTGAGCCATCGAGCACAAGCCATTATTGATCTCCTCGGCACCCTCTTCTTCTTGTTGCCATTTTGCTTACTGGTATTTTGGTATGGGATTGATTTTGCAAAAGAATCCTATGCACTTGGTGAGTCGAGCGGCGACCCCGGTGGTCTGGGATATCGCTGGATTATCAAAGCCATGATTCCTGTGGCCTTTATCTCAATGGCGATTAGCGGCATTGGCCTGTTACTTCATTCGCTCAATCGCATTTTCAACCCGCAACTGATGCACGGTAAATAA
- a CDS encoding TRAP transporter large permease, which produces MVGIIMFIVALVALLLGFPVAFTFGGIALLFGVWAEGPDIFAFMPFRIMSIMQNTVLMAVPLFIFMGLVLQKTKLAEQLLVSMGRLFGGVRGGLAISTVLVGSLLAASTGVVGASVVAMGLISLPVMMKYNYDKGLACGTICASGTLGQIIPPSIVLILLGDVLGIPVGDLFKAAVIPGLVLVGVYIAYIMIYAHFNPEAAQPIPRDESISRSEEVKTALKAIIPPLALIVVVLGSIFAGIATPTESAALGGVGAIILALVYRQFSFKMLYDSAYETVKVTAMVFAILLGATAFSMAFTYTGGDYLVEEWMLSIPGEKWGFLIITMLVILILGFFIDFVEICFIIVPILAPVAQILDINMTWFAILIALNLQTSFLTPPFGFSLFYLKGVAPQGVTTRHIYRGVMPFIILQVLVVASLLAFPGFFGM; this is translated from the coding sequence ATGGTTGGTATCATAATGTTTATCGTCGCACTGGTTGCTCTACTGCTGGGTTTCCCGGTTGCGTTTACCTTCGGCGGTATCGCCCTACTCTTCGGTGTTTGGGCTGAAGGGCCAGACATCTTCGCCTTTATGCCATTCCGTATCATGAGCATCATGCAAAACACCGTGCTCATGGCGGTTCCTCTCTTCATTTTTATGGGTTTGGTGCTGCAAAAAACCAAGCTAGCAGAACAACTCCTTGTTTCAATGGGACGCCTTTTTGGTGGTGTTCGCGGTGGTTTAGCTATCTCAACGGTGCTAGTTGGCTCTCTTTTAGCGGCCTCTACCGGTGTTGTTGGTGCATCTGTCGTCGCCATGGGGCTCATCTCTCTGCCTGTGATGATGAAGTACAACTACGACAAAGGATTAGCCTGCGGTACCATCTGTGCATCGGGCACATTAGGCCAGATCATCCCTCCTTCTATTGTCTTGATCTTACTCGGCGACGTACTCGGTATCCCTGTTGGCGACTTATTTAAAGCCGCGGTTATTCCTGGTCTCGTGTTAGTGGGGGTCTACATTGCCTATATCATGATCTATGCCCATTTCAATCCAGAGGCAGCGCAGCCGATTCCACGCGATGAGAGTATCAGCCGCAGTGAAGAAGTAAAAACAGCGTTAAAGGCGATCATTCCTCCACTCGCTTTGATTGTTGTCGTACTCGGCTCAATTTTTGCGGGCATCGCCACCCCTACCGAGTCAGCCGCACTTGGTGGCGTCGGCGCGATCATTTTGGCTCTCGTCTACAGGCAGTTCTCGTTCAAAATGCTCTATGACAGTGCGTATGAGACAGTGAAAGTGACTGCCATGGTTTTCGCGATCTTGCTCGGTGCTACCGCCTTTTCGATGGCGTTCACCTACACAGGCGGCGATTATTTGGTAGAAGAGTGGATGCTATCTATCCCAGGTGAGAAATGGGGCTTCCTCATCATCACCATGCTGGTTATCTTAATCCTCGGTTTCTTTATCGATTTCGTAGAGATCTGTTTCATCATCGTGCCCATCTTGGCACCTGTTGCACAGATCCTCGATATCAACATGACATGGTTTGCCATCTTGATCGCACTGAACTTACAAACGTCGTTCTTAACACCCCCTTTCGGCTTTAGTTTGTTCTATTTGAAAGGTGTCGCGCCTCAAGGGGTAACCACTCGCCATATTTACCGTGGTGTCATGCCGTTTATCATTCTGCAAGTCTTGGTTGTCGCGTCGCTACTCGCCTTCCCGGGTTTCTTCGGCATGTAA
- a CDS encoding cache domain-containing protein, whose protein sequence is MSLKLKLIVLTLLPLVLISLTVAWIAVHQISQLGEKEIATFEKNLLANREQALKDHLDLAFDSINHILTDPSLSDSEAQVAVKEVFNSLSYGEDGYFFVYDEQGKNLVHPIMPELIGQNLYDLQDERGNFLIQYLIEAAREGGGFHQYEWRKPSTGDVVTKLSYARWLDEWNWMIGTGLYIEDIHEQLDDIRTTVKSNIRTTFVTVCALLGVTVLVIIVVTLAINLHEHRLADSNLKALAHKTVMFQESEKKHLARELHDGINQLLISSKCHFELYQKQLDGELDHSAFEKGQHALVRAITDLRQISHSLRPSSLDDIGLAAAIKTLADDFSAHTELPVNLMLTDAPLPLSNDWVTTLYRVIQESMSNIQKHAQATQVELIVERFGELLQLIIRDNGRGFSLSQALDGDGIGLRNMRERIEFIGGEFEIVTEANYGTEITVTLELEKEAL, encoded by the coding sequence ATGTCACTTAAGCTGAAACTTATTGTGCTAACCCTACTCCCCTTGGTGTTGATTTCTCTCACCGTGGCGTGGATCGCTGTGCACCAAATTTCTCAGCTAGGTGAAAAAGAGATCGCGACCTTCGAAAAAAACCTGCTCGCCAATCGCGAGCAAGCACTTAAAGATCATCTCGACTTAGCTTTTGACAGCATCAACCACATTTTAACCGACCCCTCCCTAAGCGATAGCGAAGCGCAAGTGGCTGTTAAAGAGGTCTTCAATTCATTGAGTTATGGTGAAGATGGCTATTTCTTTGTCTACGATGAGCAAGGAAAAAATCTCGTTCACCCCATCATGCCTGAACTCATAGGGCAAAATCTGTATGACTTGCAGGATGAGAGAGGCAACTTTCTCATCCAGTATCTTATTGAGGCCGCTCGTGAAGGCGGTGGTTTTCATCAATATGAATGGCGAAAGCCGTCGACAGGTGACGTTGTCACAAAACTCAGTTATGCACGCTGGCTCGATGAATGGAACTGGATGATAGGCACTGGCCTATACATTGAAGATATTCATGAGCAGCTCGATGATATTCGCACCACGGTAAAGAGTAATATTCGCACAACATTCGTCACGGTGTGTGCCTTACTCGGGGTTACCGTACTGGTCATCATCGTGGTGACGCTGGCCATTAATCTGCACGAACATCGCTTGGCAGACAGCAATCTTAAGGCGCTCGCCCACAAAACAGTCATGTTTCAAGAAAGTGAGAAAAAGCACTTAGCCCGCGAGCTACATGATGGAATTAATCAACTGCTTATCTCCAGTAAATGCCATTTCGAGCTTTATCAAAAACAACTTGATGGCGAACTCGATCACAGCGCATTTGAAAAAGGTCAACATGCACTCGTTCGAGCCATCACAGATCTTCGGCAAATTTCTCACAGCTTACGTCCCAGTTCCCTTGATGACATCGGTCTCGCCGCTGCGATCAAGACACTCGCTGACGATTTCTCTGCCCATACGGAACTGCCAGTCAACTTAATGCTGACCGATGCCCCCTTACCCTTGAGTAACGATTGGGTCACGACCCTGTATCGTGTCATACAAGAATCCATGTCCAATATTCAGAAGCATGCCCAAGCGACACAGGTCGAACTGATCGTTGAACGCTTTGGGGAGCTACTACAGTTGATTATCCGCGACAATGGACGCGGATTCTCACTGAGCCAAGCCTTAGATGGCGACGGTATTGGCTTACGCAATATGCGAGAACGTATTGAGTTTATCGGTGGCGAGTTTGAGATAGTCACAGAAGCAAACTACGGTACAGAGATCACCGTGACATTAGAATTAGAAAAGGAGGCCTTATGA